The following coding sequences lie in one Trichoderma breve strain T069 chromosome 1, whole genome shotgun sequence genomic window:
- a CDS encoding pre-mRNA splicing factor component domain-containing protein encodes MPVVKGGVWTNIEDEILKASVSKYGLNQWARVSSLLARKTPKQCKARWNEWLDPSIKKIEWSKEEDEKLLHLAKIMPTQWRTIAPIVGRTANQCLERYQKLLDEAEARESSGLGLTGPDGGETQAPSADDVRRLRPGELDPDPETKPARPDTIDLDEDEKEMLSEARARLANTQGKKAKRKARERQQEESRRLATLQKRRELKTAGINIKVTTRKQAAPGFYDTSEEFTRNEMQRAAFDPRKQQLANKRKGDGDEDNERKRRKNDKDGILESQKAAIKAGQMQKIREAEQSSKRRPLNLPAPQVSEGELEEIVKMGKMGEAANLMAKESDNDATRGFVNSYSTLNTNAPIRTPRAPAQEDHIANEIRNIRALNETQSALLGGENTPLHQGSGSTGFEGITPRKQVMATPNPLATPLRNGGVNGAVPGQTPMRTPRDTFALNQEDGMSMTGATPRDVKLRQMAMQNQLRAGLAALPKPKDTEWEFEIPEDQVDSAAGDEAMEEDAAERDRRERQRREAEEALERRRQTQVIQRGLPRPVVVDLTELLKRAKDIPDPAAALIAVETATLMANDATKFPLNGSQVKGTLQPLDQIDDGLLADARLRILSETKPLPSFEDIQAAFESRAGGDSLLLGLGCYNDDEDEQDAAMRAAFDAVQETIMTSAEEDAKLEKKLTLHLGGYQKRQKMLKDKVADAADALEKARVALSGFKTLAISEDVAINRRLESLRDEVNFISRREREAQEEYRKAKEELEALRAGDVNGYH; translated from the exons ATGCCCGTCGTCAAGGGAGGCGTCTGGACCAACATCGAGGACGAGATCCTCAAGGCCTCCGTCTCCAAGTATGGCCTCAACCAATGGGCACGCGTGTCGTCGCTGCTGGCGCGCAAGACGCCCAAGCAGTGCAAGGCCAGATGGAACGAGTGGCTGGACcccagcatcaagaagatcGAATGGagcaaggaggaggatgagaagctgctgcatctcgcCAAGATTATGCCCACGCAATGGCGCACCATCGCCCCGATCGTCGGCCGAACTGCGAACCAGTGTCTCGAGCGATACCAGAAGCTGCttgacgaggccgaggcccGTGAATCGTCTGGCCTTGGTCTTACCGGCCCAGATGGTGGCGAGACGCAAGCCCCAAGCGCCGATGATGTGAGAAGGCTACGCCCAGGCGAGCTGGATCCAGATCCAGAGACGAAACCTGCTCGACCTGATACCATCGAtcttgacgaagatgaaaaggagaTGCTTAGCGAAGCCCGTGCCCGTCTGGCCAACACTCAGGGtaaaaaggccaagagaaaGGCTCGAGAACGTCAGCAGGAGGAGTCTCGTCGTCTGGCGACTCTACAGAAGCGGCGAGAGCTCAAGACGgccggcatcaacatcaaggtGACCACGCGGAAGCAGG CTGCCCCTGGATTCTACGACACCTCGGAGGAGTTTACGCGGAATGAGATGCAGCGGGCGGCGTTTGATCCTAGAAAACAGCAGCTGGCTAATAAGCGAAagggcgatggcgatgaggacAATGAgcgcaagaggaggaagaatgACAAGGACGGCATTTTAGAATCCCAAaaggccgccatcaaggctgGCCAGATGCAAAAGATTCGGGAGGccgagcagagcagcaagcgCCGACCTCTAAACTTGCCAGCACCGCAAGTTAGCGAGGGCGAACTGGAGGAGATTGTAAAGATGGGCAAGATGGGCGAAGCCGCCAACTTGATGGCCAAGGAAAGCGATAATGATGCGACTCGAGGATTTGTAAACTCGTATTCGACACTCAACACAAATGCACCAATCCGAACGCCCAGAGCGCCTGCGCAAGAGGACCACATTGCCAACGAAATCAGGAACATCCGGGCGCTGAACGAAACACAATCTGCATTGCTGGGTGGCGAGAATACCCCTCTTCACCAGGGTTCTGGCTCAACAGGATTCGAGGGCATCACGCCTCGGAAGCAGGTCATGGCGACACCGAACCCTCTGGCAACACCGTTGAGAAACGGTGGCGTCAACGGTGCTGTCCCTGGACAGACGCCCATGCGCACCCCTCGAGACACTTTTGCTCTCAACCAAGAGGACGGCATGTCGATGACAGGAGCAACCCCTCGGGACGTAAAATTGCGACAGATGGCTATGCAGAACCAGCTGCGCGCTGGACTGGCTGCGCTGCCCAAGCCAAAGGATACAGAGTGGGAGTTTGAGATACCCGAAGACCAGGTGGACAGTGCGGCAGGTGACGAGgccatggaggaggatgCTGCTGAGCGGGACAGACGAGAACGCCAAAGAcgagaggccgaggaggcacTTGAGCGGCGACGACAGACTCAGGTTATACAGCGAGGGCTTCCACGCCCCGTGGTTGTTGACTTGACAGAACTGCTCAAGAGGGCGAAGGATATTCCCGATCCTGCTGCCGCTCTGATTGCCGTGGAGACTGCAACTCTCATGGCCAATGATGCTACAAAATTCCCGCTCAACGGCTCTCAGGTCAAGGGAACGCTACAGCCTCTGGATCAGATTGATGATGGACTCCTTGCCGACGCGCGCCTCCGCATTCTCTCGGAAACCAAGCCGTTGCCCAGTTTTGAGGATATCCAAGCTGCCTTTGAGagccgagctggaggagattctTTGCTTCTGGGTCTGGGATGCTATaacgatgatgaagatgagcaggATGCTGCTATGCGAGCTGCTTTTGAC GCTGTTCAAGAAACCATCATGACgtcggcagaagaagacgcaaaGCTTGAGAAAAAGCTTACGCTGCACCTGGGCGGATACCAGAAGCGGCAAAAGATGCTTAAAGACAAAGTGGCAGATGCCGCAGACGCCTTGGAAAAGGCGAGGGTGGCTCTCAGCGGATTCAAGACGTTAGCCATTTCCGAGGATGTTGCCATCAACAGACGACTGGAATCACTAAGGGATGAAGTAAACTTTATTAgtcgaagagagagagaagcacAGGAGGAATATCgaaaagccaaagaagagctggaagctCTACGAGCCGGGGACGTCAACGGATACCATTAA
- a CDS encoding HIT domain-containing protein encodes MTSTNTDGMTIKFGPFEVTKQVFLTTPHSYGLVNLKPLLPGHVLICPLKPHKRLLDMSPAETTDLFATVQQVQKLLARLYFPDPSDLMSGSFTVALQDGAEAGQTIPHVHVHVIPRKKGDMGEAMDEIYVHLSSEEANVGGALWDQQRPRPAGRMPRIEDAERNARTMEQMIEEAEKFKTVLEEMGIASSARGSERL; translated from the exons ATGACTTCGACTAACACGGACGGAATGACTATCAAGTTTGGGCCCTTTGAGGTCACGAAGCAG GTCTTCCTGACAACTCCGCACTCCTACGGTCTTGTCAATCTCAAGCCTCTCCTCCCAGGCCACGTCCTCATCTGTCCACTCAAACCCCACAAACGCCTCCTGGATATGTCCCCCGCTGAAACAACAGATCTCTTCGCCACAGTTCAGCAGGTCCAGAAGCTCCTCGCCCGGCTCTACTTTCCGGATCCCTCAGATCTCATGTCGGGTAGTTTCACCGTCGCGCTGCAGGATGGCGCGGAGGCGGGACAAACCATCCCCCACGTGCACGTCCATGTGATTCCTCGTAAGAAGGGCGACATGGGAGAAGCTATGGATGAGATCTATGTGCATCTGTCCAGCGAGGAAGCCAATGTGGGAGGTGCACTGTGGGACCAGCAGAGGCCTCGACCGGCTGGAAGAATGCCGAGGATTGAGGACGCGGAGCGCAATGCGCGGACAATGGAGCAAATGATTGAGGAAGCGGAAAAGTTCAAGAccgtgctggaggagatgggcATCGCAAGTTCTGCCAGGGGAAGTGAGCGGCTGTAA
- a CDS encoding major facilitator superfamily domain-containing protein yields the protein MPWAKPQLQRDPDPETQVDEGISRKVDNSGDEAIPIAHQQPLSHLIINNSNNSQDAKANIHVHIDNLINDHDPPTEHSPLLHRRNSSSSTTSSSTARSLIFLGESSPTRFWLIFSQILAAQFIASFDSTLMASSHPVITSHFKAANSASWLSTAFLLTSTAFQPLLGRLSDAMGRKPLFVMSLAIFALATLWCGLAGSIESFVAARAVCGLGAGGAMTLGSILTSDLVPIECRGNYQSYVNMSFGTGAALGAALGGAMAEALGWRWEFGVQIPPLLLCIAVVVLVIPDDIGLKGPRKGFREALGEFDFKGSALLTVSTTSAILGLNFGGNIYPWTHPLVIASLSIAAISFPTFLWIESRVHLPIMPLRLIRHSPRANLIFANFIAAFLSNCIFFNIPLYFQAVLLSSATSSGLRLALPSITSSMIGASTGFAITLTRRLKWPVVSGTVWYLAGCIILCFLHRSMSTVVYLLILIPQSIGQGFQFPGTFMAILASSSQSEQAVVTSTLILWRSLGFVLGIAMSSLVVQNALVYYLNLFVQGRDKAEIIELVRASVEAVAKLQEPYREQVVQSYEASLRLMFILCTVVAAISVLIVLPMKLPRLAPVNRKS from the exons ATGCCGTGGGCGAAGCCACAACTTCAGCGAGATCCGGACCCGGAGACTCAAGTCGACGAAGGTATAAGTCGTAAAGTTGACAATAGTGGCGATGAAGCTATTCCCATAGCACATCAACAACCTTTAagtcatctcatcatcaacaacagcaacaacagccaaGATGCCAAAGCCAATATCCACGTCCACATCGACAATCTCATCAACGACCACGACCCTCCCACCGAACactcccccctcctccaccgccgcaactcatcatcctcaacaacctcctcctccaccgcacgatccctcatcttcctcggcgAATCCTCCCCGACCCGCTTCTGGCTCATCTTCAGCCAGATCCTCGCCGCCCAATTCATCGCCAGCTTCGACAGCACCCTCATGGCCTCTTCCCACCCGGTCATAACCTCCCACTTCAAGGCTGCAAACTCCGCCTCTTGGCTCTCCACCGCGTTCCTCCTCACATCGACGGCCTTTCAGCCGCTGCTGGGCAGATTGTCGGATGCCATGGGCAGAAAACCTTTGTTTGTGATGAGCTTGGCTATTTTTGCTTTGGCGACGCTGTGGTGTGGTCTTGCGGGGAGTATTGAGAGCTTTGTCGCTGCGAGGGCAGTTTGTGGGCTTGGGGCGGGAGGGGCAATGACTTTGGGAAGCATTTTGACGAGCGACTTGGTGCCGATTGA ATGTCGTGGAAACTATCAATCATACGTCAACATGTCATTCGGCACCGGCGCCGCACTTGGAGCCGCCCTCGGCGGTGCCATGGCCGAGGCACTTGGCTGGCGGTGGGAATTTGGAGTCCAGATCCCGCCGCTATTGCTCTGCATTGCCGTCGTCGTATTGGTGATTCCGGATGACATTGGGCTCAAGGGTCCGCGTAAGGGATTTCGGGAAGCGTTGGGCGAGTTTGACTTTAAGGGATCTGCTTTGCTGACTGTGTCGACGACATCTGCGATTTTGGGACTG AACTTTGGCGGCAACATCTATCCAT GGACTCATCCCCTTGTCATCGCCTCCCTCTCCATCGCAGCCATCTCCTTCCCAACCTTCCTCTGGATCGAATCCCGCGTCCACCTACCCATCATGCCTCTCCGCCTGATCCGCCACTCTCCTCGCGCAaacctcatcttcgccaaCTTCATCGCCGCCTTCCTCTCCaactgcatcttcttcaacat CCCCCTATACTTCCAAGCCGTCCTCCTTTCCAGCGCCACCTCCTCCGGCCTACGCCTCGccctcccctccatcacATCCTCCATGATCGGCGCCTCGACCGGCTTCGCCATCACTTTGACCCGCCGCCTCAAGTGGCCCGTCGTGTCCGGCACGGTGTGGTATCTCGCCGGATGCATCATCCTCTGCTTTCTGCACCGCAGCATGTCCACCGTCGTATAcctcctcattctcattccCCAGTCCATCGGCCAGGGCTTTCAGTTTCCGGGCACATTCATGGCCATcctggcatcttcttcgcagTCGGAGCAGGCCGTCGTCACGAGCACGCTGATCCTCTGGCGGAGTCTGGGGTTCGTCCTGGGAATAGCCATGAGCAGTCTTGTCGTACAAAACGCCTTGGTGTACTATCTGAATCTCTTCGTCCAGGGTAGAGACAAGGCCGAAATAATCGAGCTTGTCAGGGCGTCTGTCGAGGCCGTTGCCAAGCTACAAGAGCCGTACAGGGAACAAGTCGTGCAGAGCTACGAGGCGTCTCTGAGGCTGATGTTTATCCTCTGCACCGTGGTCGCTGCAATTTCGGTCCTCATCGTCCTGCCTATGAAGCTGCCGCGCTTAGCACCGGTAAATCGCAAATCATGA
- a CDS encoding major facilitator superfamily domain-containing protein — MTGPKRISDDRSPSPTIREIDNDRDSDVTETSQLLGPEGYGARKDSWDNDVDFQHLPWWRRPSVFWLLGPYAVFTLAFGGLIVPKLNLILDLVCKQYFADQQLINPHFTYKPIVLGSDNPQCNIPEVQRNVATFMLGLNLIIGGLSAIVAPKLGKLSDRYGRRKLMALASCGGLLSEVVTILCAKYPQVFNYRWMLVGAMFDGITGSFTAGSILSQSYTSDCTPPSRRAVSIGYVHACLFTGLAVGPLLAGYFVKWTGTVISIFYVALGCHAFFIVFVRFIMPESLSKRRQMLAREKLARSETSEGLLPARRVHNPFEAFEILWPTGPGTSSRLRINLVALAIADTIIMGSMMAVGNCLMLYSEYMFGWGTFETSRFISLLSMIRVVVLMVLFPIINYVFRIRPAARRRRESGAPAVEVNTGADNLDIWLLRFALTSDVLGCIGYTLSRNQHLFFASGMITALGGLGSATVQAAVTKHVPASRVGQVLGAVGFMQALSRVVGPLMFNGLYAVTVATFPQAIFVLLGGLFCIGLICAFIIKPHVHWEDVGEEDEEPLNQSSGRFEASAGQLISAGEETDFF, encoded by the exons ATGACTGGTCCGAAACGGATAAGCGACGACCGGAGTCCGAGTCCAACGATTCGCGAAATCGACAATGATCGCGACTCAGACGTCACCGAGACGTCGCAATTGCTCGGCCCCGAAGGATACGGAGCGAGAAAAGACAGCTGGGACAACGACGTCGATTTCCAGCATTTGCCGTGGTGGCGCAGGCCGTCT GTATTCTGGCTTCTTGGACCGTATGCCGTCTTCACTCTCGCCTTTGGCGGCTTGATTGTTCCTAAACTCAACCT AATTCTCGATCTTGTTTGCAAGCAGTACTTTGCAGACCAGCAACTCATCAACCCTCACTTCACCTACAAGCCCATCGTCTTGGGCTCCGACAACCCGCAATGCAACATCCCCGAAGTCCAGCGAAATGTCGCCACCTTTATGCTGGGCCTGaacctcatcatcggcggACTGAGCGCCATCGTCGCCCCCAAGCTGGGCAAACTCTCCGATCGCTACGGACGACGAAAGCTCATGGCTCTCGCATCCTGCGGCGGCCTGCTCAGCGAAGTTGTCACTATTCTCTGCGCAAAGTACCCACAGGTTTTCAACTACCGGTGGATGCTCGTGGGTGCTATGTTTGACGGCATCACGGGGTCGTTTACTGCTGGCAGCATTCTCAGTCAGTCGTACACGAGCGACTGCACACCACCATCCAGGAGAGCCGTGTCCATTGGCTATGTCCATGCTTGTCTCTTTACCGGCCTTGCTGTAGGCCCTCTTCTGGCCGGCTACTTTGTCAAGTGGACCGGAACCGTTATTTCCATCTTCTATGTAGCTCTTGGCTGCCACgcattcttcatcgtcttcgtccgCTTTATCATGCCAGAGTCACTGTCCAAGCGAAGACAGATGCTGGCCCGCGAGAAGCTGGCGAGATCCGAGACCAGTGAAGGCTTGCTTCCTGCTCGCCGAGTTCATAACCCCTTTGAGGCCTTTGAGATTCTGTGGCCCACTGGACCCGGAACCTCATCAAGGCTGCGGATCAACTTGGTCGCTCTGGCAATTGCCgacaccatcatcatgggaTCTATGATGGCCGTGGGCAACTGCCTGATGCTGTATAGCGAATACATGTTTGGATGGGGCACCTTTGAGACGTCCCGCTTCATCTCGCTCCTGTCCATGATCCGCGTTGTCGTGCTCATGGtcctcttccccatcatcaaCTACGTCTTCCGCATCCGACCAgcagctcgacgacgacgcgAGTCTGGGGCACCTGCGGTAGAGGTGAATACGGGAGCGGACAACCTGGACATCTGGCTTCTTCGCTTCGCTCTGACATCAGACGTGCTTGGATGTATTGGATACACCCTCTCTCGGAACCAgcacctcttcttcgccagtGGAATGATCACCGCTCTCGGAGGCCTGGGCAGCGCTACTGTCCAGGCCGCCGTTACCAAGCATGTTCCCGCGTCACGCGTCGGGCAGGTCCTCGGTGCTGTTGGTTTCATGCAGGCGCTCTCACGAGTCGTCGGCCCTCTCATGTTCAATGGCCTATACGCCGTGACGGTTGCCACATTCCCACAGGCCATCTTCGTGCTCCTCGGTGGGCTTTTCTGCATCGGCTTAATATGTGCTTTCATCATTAAGCCTCATG TCCACTGGGAAGATgtcggcgaagaagacgaagaaccATTGAACCAAAGCTCGGGACGCTTCGAAGCCAGTGCCGGCCAACTCATCTCCGCCGGCGAGGAGACGGATTTCTTTTAA